Proteins co-encoded in one Apis mellifera strain DH4 linkage group LG15, Amel_HAv3.1, whole genome shotgun sequence genomic window:
- the LOC726323 gene encoding uncharacterized protein LOC726323 isoform X1, whose protein sequence is MREAIVASISVVIFVGAMLCSSSDGQVYMGTNWLRDLHENINALNRNLQQNMYQLQQRIHNTVQRNLEHAHRLTENLDSNSNMIQMIGGNSVIVTNNDGTKIVQSGRTSDGKPYIRESTDKIIGDTLRHIERIYDPITNTSKMHGYTLNLKDPSAKPVPLNDTV, encoded by the exons ATGAGAGAAGCAATCGTTGCAAGTATCAGTGTCGTGATATTCGTTGGAGCAATGTTGTGCAG CAGCTCTGACGGACAAGTGTACATGGGAACGAATTGGTTGAGAGATTTGCACGAGAATATTAATGCGTTGAACAGAAATTTACAACAAAATATGTACCAGCTACAACAACGAATACATAACACTGTGCAAAGAAATTTGGAACACGCTCATCGATTGACGGAAAATCTAG atagtAATTCTAACATGATACAAATGATTGGAGGAAACAGTGTGATCGTGACGAATAACGATGGGACTAAGATCGTCCAATCCGGTCGCACTTCCGACGGAAAACCTTATATCCGTGAAAGCACGGACAAAATTATAGGCGACACTCTCCGAcatattgaaagaatttacGATCCCATTACTAATACTTCAAAGATGCACGGGTATACGTTGAATTTAAAGGATCCCTCGGCCAAACCTGTTCCGTTAAACGATACTGTGTAA
- the LOC726323 gene encoding uncharacterized protein LOC726323 isoform X3: MGTNWLRDLHENINALNRNLQQNMYQLQQRIHNTVQRNLEHAHRLTENLDSNSNMIQMIGGNSVIVTNNDGTKIVQSGRTSDGKPYIRESTDKIIGDTLRHIERIYDPITNTSKMHGYTLNLKDPSAKPVPLNDTV; this comes from the exons ATGGGAACGAATTGGTTGAGAGATTTGCACGAGAATATTAATGCGTTGAACAGAAATTTACAACAAAATATGTACCAGCTACAACAACGAATACATAACACTGTGCAAAGAAATTTGGAACACGCTCATCGATTGACGGAAAATCTAG atagtAATTCTAACATGATACAAATGATTGGAGGAAACAGTGTGATCGTGACGAATAACGATGGGACTAAGATCGTCCAATCCGGTCGCACTTCCGACGGAAAACCTTATATCCGTGAAAGCACGGACAAAATTATAGGCGACACTCTCCGAcatattgaaagaatttacGATCCCATTACTAATACTTCAAAGATGCACGGGTATACGTTGAATTTAAAGGATCCCTCGGCCAAACCTGTTCCGTTAAACGATACTGTGTAA
- the LOC726323 gene encoding uncharacterized protein LOC726323 isoform X2, giving the protein MREAIVASISVVIFVGAMLCSSDGQVYMGTNWLRDLHENINALNRNLQQNMYQLQQRIHNTVQRNLEHAHRLTENLDSNSNMIQMIGGNSVIVTNNDGTKIVQSGRTSDGKPYIRESTDKIIGDTLRHIERIYDPITNTSKMHGYTLNLKDPSAKPVPLNDTV; this is encoded by the exons ATGAGAGAAGCAATCGTTGCAAGTATCAGTGTCGTGATATTCGTTGGAGCAATGTTGTGCAG CTCTGACGGACAAGTGTACATGGGAACGAATTGGTTGAGAGATTTGCACGAGAATATTAATGCGTTGAACAGAAATTTACAACAAAATATGTACCAGCTACAACAACGAATACATAACACTGTGCAAAGAAATTTGGAACACGCTCATCGATTGACGGAAAATCTAG atagtAATTCTAACATGATACAAATGATTGGAGGAAACAGTGTGATCGTGACGAATAACGATGGGACTAAGATCGTCCAATCCGGTCGCACTTCCGACGGAAAACCTTATATCCGTGAAAGCACGGACAAAATTATAGGCGACACTCTCCGAcatattgaaagaatttacGATCCCATTACTAATACTTCAAAGATGCACGGGTATACGTTGAATTTAAAGGATCCCTCGGCCAAACCTGTTCCGTTAAACGATACTGTGTAA